GTTCCACTTAAACCTGCCGTCAGTACAAAGAATACCATGATCGTACCGTGAATCGTAACAAGCCCCATGTACATATCGGGTGTCATTTGTCCTCCTTCTCCCCACTTTCCAAGAAAAGCTTCAATGATAGAGAAACTCTGATCCGGGTAAGCTAGTTGTAAACGAAACAGCATTGACATAAACACTCCGATAACCCCCATAAACATACCTGTGATCAGGTATTGTTTTGCGATCATTTTATGATCCTGGCTGAAAATATACTTGGTTACAAATGTTTCTTTATGATGATGATGATCTGACATTTTCCTTAAATATGTTTTTTCGATTAGTTCTTAGTTATTAATAACCTGTGCTAAAGTTTTTTGCTCTTTTAACCATTTATTGAAATCTTCCTCTTCCTGCACAACTACCTTCATTTGCATATTGTAGTGGGAAGCTCCACATATCTTGTTACAAAGAAGCAGATAATCAAACTCAACTTCTTCCTTGCCTTCTTCTACTCTGAGCTCGTTAATGGCATCAAATTTTGCTTTTGTGTCTTCATTCAACCGCATTTCTTCGGTTGTAACTGTTGGCGTAAATCCAAATGAAGTAACCATTCCAGGAACACAATTGATCTGAGCCCTGAAATGAGGCATATATGCAGAATGCATTACGTCCTGTGATCTAAACTTAAAAATAACTTTTCTTCCTTTTGGTAAGTGTAATTCTCTGACGGGAATATCATCTGCGGAATTCTTATCAGACATATCAACCCCCATGGTGTTAATCCCTTTAATAAAATTTACGTGACCCAACCCCAATTGATTGTCCTCTCCTGCATATCTTGCCTCCCATTGAAACTGCTTGGCATAAACCTCAATGATCAGCGGATTTTCTGCATCAGACAGATCCTGGACATTGTTCCAGGTCCACAAACCATAAATGATCAAAACTGAAAGTACCACAGTAGGCGTTATGGTCCACCACATTTCCAACTTATGGCTATCTGCATAGAACATCGCTTTACGTCCTTTCGTCCCTCTGTATTTAAAAGTAAAATAATATATCAAAAATTGAGTGATGAACTGAACAACGAGAATCAATCCCATTGTAATCACAAATAAATTATCGATATCTTCTCCTTCCAGAGAGGCAGACAACCTTGGCAAAAGAACCACTCTTCCCTGAAACATTGAATAAAGCATCAATCCGTAAACAAACCCTCCAAGTCCAAGCATCAACCATCCGTTAATGTCATTTTCCTTCTCCGTTGCAACCTGATCCTTCTTTGTTAATCCTAATAATTTAAAAAACTGCCAGAATGCCGTTCCTATTACAAAAAATATAAGAATAAAAAATAGTGCTTTCATCAATGATATATAAGTTTATAAAGCGGATTTTACGTGCCGCAAATATAAAGAAAAATATTAATTTTCATGACTTATATCAGCTTTAAGCCAAAAAAAATTCCATAAATTATCCGGGTATAAAAAAAGGTTGATCACAATGTGTCAACCTTTTATTTTTTAGACAGTTATCTCTAGTAGTGATAAATTTCACTTTCCTTCATAAACGGATTTCCTTTTGCGTGTAACGGAGCTTTTGAAATAGCGGTAAATACCACATAAATAAATAAGCCCATAAAGAAAGCCAAAGAACCAAGCTCAGGAATTCCTATGCTCCAGCTGTCACCAACGGTTGCAGGTGAAATTAACTGGAAAACATCAATATAATGCCCGGTAAGAATTACCAGACCAGCTGCTACAACAAACCATGGCACTCTTTTAAAGTCACTATCCATTAAAATCAGGATAGGGAAAACAAAGTTCATGACAAGCATTGAAATAAACGGCAACTGATAAGACCCGATCAATCTCGGCCAGAAATAAGCTGCTTCTTCCGGAATATTAGCGTACCACTGTAACATGAACTGATCAAAGAAGAAATAGGTCCAGAATATACTGAATCCGAACATGTACTTAGCCAGATCATGAATGTGGCTGTTATTCACAAAAGGTAAAACACCTTTGTTCTTTAAATAAATTGTAACCAGTGCAATTGTCGTAATTCCTGAAACCAGAACACTAGCAAATACGTAGAATGAATACAATTGACTATACCAGTGAGGATCTAAAGACATCAACCAGTCAAATGACATGAACAATTCCAGTATCCCAAACAACACGATAAACACAACAGACAGATTAAAGTTCTTTTTATAGATCTTAACATCTCCTGATGTATCCAAAGCAAGTGAATTCTTTCTTAAAAGATATCTGAATATATTGTACACAAACAAGTAGATAAAACTTCTGATGATCCATCCCGGAACATTTAACCACCAGCTTTTTCCTGCAACTATGGCGTCATAATTCTCACTTGAAGGATCAAATGTACCTTCAGCCATCCAAACGTAAATATGATTCATATGCAAACCTGATGCCAGGAGAAACAAGAACAATAAGATGGAACCTGGTAAAATATAAGCCGTTATTCCCTCCATAACACGGAAAAGAACTATGGACCATCCGGCCTGAGCTGCCCATTGAATGGCATAAAAAACCAAAACACAAACCGAGATCATCAAAAAGAAAAATGCAGCTATAAAAAATGCTGTCCAGGGCCTGTTTTGCCCCTGATGCAACAAATGCTCCAAATGACTTTGAGCTTCTGCTTCACCGTGTTCTTCTGAATGAGCAGTATCTGCATGAGATGCCTCCTCTCCGTGATGTCCGTCATCATGTGCCATTGCCTGCTCAACATCTTCGGTGGTTTTGGGTGCCGTAAAGAACCCGTAACCAATACTCAAAGCACCAATGATCATTAGTACAAGTGAAACCGTTTTTAATTTACCTGAAAATGTATACATTATATTCTGTATTTATTTTTTACTTAATTGATTTATTTTAAAAGATCTCCTCTTAGTTGCTCCACATAGTGAACGGCATTCCAGCGTTCTTCCTCTGTCATCTGACCAGCATGAGACCCCATCAAATTTCGACCATGCATGATTACATGATAAATGGTTCCCTGGTTGATATCTCTGTCTTTGTAATTCGGAACACCCAGAAACTTTTCGTTTTTAACCAAAGTTCCCATTCCGTCACCCTTGTCCCCGTGACATGAGGAACAATAAATTTTGTAGGTCACTTTCCCTTTTGCCAAAACATCTTCTGAGGCAGGATAAGGTGCTTTTAAAGAATCTTTGGCCATCTGATAACCTTCTTCTGAATTTGGGTAATCATATACCGAAGCACCTCTGGCAACAGTTCCTTCCACAGGGAGCTGCGCATTTGTGCCATTTTTAAAGATCGGGTTTTCTCCGTAAGTTTCGTAAGGAACAGGTTCGTACATATCTGTATCACCCATATATTGAACACTTCTTTCAGTAGGTCTTCCCTCACTACAAGAAGCAAGTAACAATACCATTAAACCTGACAATGCAATATTGAATATATTCTTCATTAGTAATCTTTTAGTGCTTATCTACAATTTTAGTTTCAACAGCTCCTGTTTTTGTTAAAAACGCCTCCAGTTCTTTTTCATCTCCTGTTACAGGTACCTCCATCAAAAACATGTTATCTGTCGTTCTCGGATCAGGATTCGATGCTTTTACAAAAGGGCCGATCTTACTCCTCATATAAAAAGTTATAACCATAAGGTGAGCGGCAAAGAAAACAGTTAATTCAAACATGATAGGAACAAATGCCGGCATGTTCTCCGCATAACTGAAACTTGGCTTTCCTCCAATATTTTGTGGCCAGTCCTCAATCATCATAAAGTTCATCATCCAAACCGCAAACCCAAGGCCTGTAATTCCATAAAGAAATGCAGTAATTGCAATCCTTGTATTGGCAATTCCCATAGCCTTCTCCAATCCGTGAACAGGGAACGGTGTGTAAACTTCTTCTATGTGATGATTAGCTTCACGAACTTCTTTGACCGCTTTCAAAAGCACGTCGTCATCGTCGTAAACAGCATGTATAACTTTATCGCTCATCTTATTTATTTTATCAATTCTATAAATTGTGTCTTTTATTTACTATCTCTTGCTCTCTTGAAATTGTCCCCTGAAGATTTCAGGATCGATTTAACCTCAGCCTGAGCCACCGCAGGGAATGTTCTGGCATACAACAGGAACAATACAAAGAAGAACCCGATCGTACCCATAAAAATCCCTATATCCACAAAAGTAGGTTCAAACATGGTCCATGTTGATGGAAGATGCCCTCTACTTAAGTTAATTACAATAATGTCAAATCGCTCAAACCACATTCCGATATTGATGATCAGGGCCATAATGAATGATACGGTATAATTGGTTCTCAATTTTTTGATCCAAAGCAATTGCGGAAAAACTCCATTACACAGGATCAAGGCCCAAAAGGCCCACCAGTAAGGTCCTGTCGCGGCACCTACCGATAAGTAAACGAAATCCTCATAAGAACTACCTGAGTACCATCCCACGAAAAATTCTGAAAGATAGGCCACCATTACAATACCTCCGGTTACAAGAATTACCTTGTTCATATTCTCAATATGTCCTCTGGTGATATAAGCCTCAAGATTAGAAACTTTTCTCATAACGATCAAAAGCGTCTGTACCATTGCGAATCCTGAAAAAACCGCTCCGGCAACGAAATACGGAGGGTATACGGTACTGTGCCAACCCGGAATAACAGAGGTAGCAAAGTCAAAGGATACAATCGTATGCACAGATAATACCAGTGGCGTGGCAAGCCCTGCCAACACTAATGAAACCTCTTCAAATCGCTGCCAGTCTTTTGCTCTTCCCGTCCATCCGAAACTCAACAGACTATAAATTTTCTTTTGAAATGGTTTAGTTGCTCTGTCTCTTATCATCGCAAAATCAGGTAACAAACCCGTATACCAGAAAACGACCGAAACAGTCAGATAAGTTGAGATCGCAAAAACGTCCCACAATAAAGGAGAGTTAAAATTCGTCCAAAGATTTCCAAACTGGTTAGGAATAGGCATCGTCCAGTATCCATTCCACACACGTCCCATGTGAATAACCGGGAACAATCCTGCCTGAAATACCGCAAAAATTGTCATCGCCTCAGCCGAACGGTTGATCCCCATTCTCCATTTCTGACGGAATAACAAAAGTACCGCTGAAATCAAAGTTCCTGCGTGACCAATTCCAACCCACCATACAAAGTTGGTGATATCCCAGGCCCAGTTGATCTTATTGTTCAATCCCCAGACTCCGATACCAGTACCTATCGTATAGGCTATAGCTCCAATTCCCCATAAAAAGGCAACCAGGGCAAGGGTAAACACTGCCCACCACCATTTATTGGCTTTTCCTTCAATCGGTGCGGCTATATCATTAGAAATGTCATGATAACTCTTATCTCCTATAATTAACGGTTCTCTAATAGGTGCTTCGTAATGAGACATAGTATATTTTAATATTTATTTATTTCTCTTTTTTATTATTCAACCACTTTGGCTTAGGCCTCATTGGTGTTTTTAACTTTTAACTGATAAAATACGTTTGGTT
This DNA window, taken from Lutimonas zeaxanthinifaciens, encodes the following:
- a CDS encoding cytochrome c oxidase subunit II — protein: MKALFFILIFFVIGTAFWQFFKLLGLTKKDQVATEKENDINGWLMLGLGGFVYGLMLYSMFQGRVVLLPRLSASLEGEDIDNLFVITMGLILVVQFITQFLIYYFTFKYRGTKGRKAMFYADSHKLEMWWTITPTVVLSVLIIYGLWTWNNVQDLSDAENPLIIEVYAKQFQWEARYAGEDNQLGLGHVNFIKGINTMGVDMSDKNSADDIPVRELHLPKGRKVIFKFRSQDVMHSAYMPHFRAQINCVPGMVTSFGFTPTVTTEEMRLNEDTKAKFDAINELRVEEGKEEVEFDYLLLCNKICGASHYNMQMKVVVQEEEDFNKWLKEQKTLAQVINN
- a CDS encoding DUF3341 domain-containing protein, producing the protein MSDKVIHAVYDDDDVLLKAVKEVREANHHIEEVYTPFPVHGLEKAMGIANTRIAITAFLYGITGLGFAVWMMNFMMIEDWPQNIGGKPSFSYAENMPAFVPIMFELTVFFAAHLMVITFYMRSKIGPFVKASNPDPRTTDNMFLMEVPVTGDEKELEAFLTKTGAVETKIVDKH
- a CDS encoding quinol:cytochrome C oxidoreductase; translation: MYTFSGKLKTVSLVLMIIGALSIGYGFFTAPKTTEDVEQAMAHDDGHHGEEASHADTAHSEEHGEAEAQSHLEHLLHQGQNRPWTAFFIAAFFFLMISVCVLVFYAIQWAAQAGWSIVLFRVMEGITAYILPGSILLFLFLLASGLHMNHIYVWMAEGTFDPSSENYDAIVAGKSWWLNVPGWIIRSFIYLFVYNIFRYLLRKNSLALDTSGDVKIYKKNFNLSVVFIVLFGILELFMSFDWLMSLDPHWYSQLYSFYVFASVLVSGITTIALVTIYLKNKGVLPFVNNSHIHDLAKYMFGFSIFWTYFFFDQFMLQWYANIPEEAAYFWPRLIGSYQLPFISMLVMNFVFPILILMDSDFKRVPWFVVAAGLVILTGHYIDVFQLISPATVGDSWSIGIPELGSLAFFMGLFIYVVFTAISKAPLHAKGNPFMKESEIYHY
- the nrfD gene encoding NrfD/PsrC family molybdoenzyme membrane anchor subunit, with translation MSHYEAPIREPLIIGDKSYHDISNDIAAPIEGKANKWWWAVFTLALVAFLWGIGAIAYTIGTGIGVWGLNNKINWAWDITNFVWWVGIGHAGTLISAVLLLFRQKWRMGINRSAEAMTIFAVFQAGLFPVIHMGRVWNGYWTMPIPNQFGNLWTNFNSPLLWDVFAISTYLTVSVVFWYTGLLPDFAMIRDRATKPFQKKIYSLLSFGWTGRAKDWQRFEEVSLVLAGLATPLVLSVHTIVSFDFATSVIPGWHSTVYPPYFVAGAVFSGFAMVQTLLIVMRKVSNLEAYITRGHIENMNKVILVTGGIVMVAYLSEFFVGWYSGSSYEDFVYLSVGAATGPYWWAFWALILCNGVFPQLLWIKKLRTNYTVSFIMALIINIGMWFERFDIIVINLSRGHLPSTWTMFEPTFVDIGIFMGTIGFFFVLFLLYARTFPAVAQAEVKSILKSSGDNFKRARDSK
- a CDS encoding c-type cytochrome, yielding MKNIFNIALSGLMVLLLASCSEGRPTERSVQYMGDTDMYEPVPYETYGENPIFKNGTNAQLPVEGTVARGASVYDYPNSEEGYQMAKDSLKAPYPASEDVLAKGKVTYKIYCSSCHGDKGDGMGTLVKNEKFLGVPNYKDRDINQGTIYHVIMHGRNLMGSHAGQMTEEERWNAVHYVEQLRGDLLK